One genomic segment of Helicobacter pylori NQ4053 includes these proteins:
- the rplR gene encoding 50S ribosomal protein L18 translates to MNAKALYKKKALRDRRKLRIKSKLLGDNLRPRVSVFRSNRYFYAQAIDDVKQSTITHIDGRKMGFKNTQEDAKKLGALFAEELKKAGIERAVYDRNGYLYHGVVAAFAESLRENGIAL, encoded by the coding sequence ATGAACGCAAAAGCATTGTATAAAAAGAAAGCCTTAAGGGATCGCCGAAAATTAAGGATTAAAAGCAAACTCTTGGGCGATAATTTAAGACCTAGGGTGAGCGTTTTTCGTTCGAATCGCTATTTCTATGCACAAGCGATTGATGATGTGAAACAAAGCACCATAACGCATATTGACGGCAGGAAAATGGGCTTTAAAAACACGCAAGAAGACGCTAAAAAATTAGGCGCTCTCTTTGCTGAAGAATTGAAAAAAGCAGGGATTGAGCGAGCGGTTTATGACAGGAATGGTTACCTCTATCATGGCGTGGTGGCAGCGTTTGCTGAAAGCTTGAGAGAGAACGGGATCGCTCTATGA
- the rplF gene encoding 50S ribosomal protein L6, which yields MSRIGKRIIEIPSSVQASVEGSKLLFKNSKEKHELETHNRVKITLENNQLSFQPVGEDAQSRAYWGTYGALANNIVIGLSAGFSKTLEVNGVGYKVALGNKTLDLSLGFSHPVKYPIPAGIEMVVEKNTITIKGSDKQKVGQVAAEIRSFRPPEPYKGKGVKYSNEVIIRKAGKTAKK from the coding sequence ATGTCAAGAATCGGGAAAAGAATCATTGAAATCCCAAGCTCTGTGCAAGCGAGCGTGGAAGGGAGTAAGCTTCTTTTTAAAAACAGCAAGGAAAAGCATGAGTTAGAAACTCACAACCGAGTGAAAATCACGCTTGAAAACAACCAATTGAGCTTCCAGCCTGTGGGCGAAGACGCGCAGTCTAGGGCTTATTGGGGGACTTATGGGGCTTTAGCGAATAACATTGTAATAGGCTTAAGCGCCGGTTTCAGTAAGACTTTAGAAGTCAATGGCGTGGGCTATAAGGTGGCTTTGGGCAATAAAACTTTGGATTTGAGTTTGGGTTTTAGCCACCCGGTGAAATACCCCATTCCAGCAGGGATTGAAATGGTGGTGGAAAAAAACACGATCACTATCAAAGGGAGCGATAAGCAAAAAGTAGGGCAAGTCGCCGCTGAAATCAGGAGCTTCAGACCCCCAGAGCCATACAAAGGCAAGGGCGTGAAATACAGCAATGAAGTCATTATTAGAAAAGCTGGTAAAACAGCTAAAAAATAA
- the rpsH gene encoding 30S ribosomal protein S8 — MVNDIIADSLTRLRNASMRRLEFTQLYYAKIVVSILEIFKEKGFIKDFNVKDKDKKQSVYVQLAYDEKGHSKISEVKRLSKPGRRVYKQKNELKRFKNGYGVIVVSTSKGVITNEEAYRQNVGGEVLCSIW, encoded by the coding sequence ATGGTAAATGATATAATTGCAGATTCATTAACTCGTTTGAGAAACGCTTCTATGCGCCGCTTAGAATTCACGCAGCTTTATTACGCAAAGATCGTGGTTTCTATCTTAGAGATTTTTAAAGAAAAGGGTTTCATTAAAGATTTCAATGTCAAAGATAAAGACAAGAAACAATCGGTTTATGTGCAATTGGCTTATGATGAAAAAGGGCATTCAAAAATCAGCGAAGTGAAGCGTCTAAGCAAGCCCGGTCGTCGTGTGTATAAGCAAAAAAACGAGTTGAAGCGCTTTAAAAATGGCTATGGCGTGATTGTGGTAAGCACTTCTAAGGGTGTGATCACTAACGAAGAAGCTTACAGACAAAATGTCGGTGGCGAAGTGCTTTGCAGCATTTGGTAA
- a CDS encoding type Z 30S ribosomal protein S14 has translation MAKKSMIAKAQRKPKFQVRAYTRCRICGRPHSVYRDFGLCRVCLRKMGSEGLIPGLRKASW, from the coding sequence ATGGCTAAAAAATCAATGATAGCAAAGGCTCAAAGGAAACCAAAATTCCAAGTAAGGGCTTATACGAGATGCCGCATTTGTGGGAGACCTCATTCGGTTTATAGGGATTTTGGACTTTGTAGGGTGTGCCTAAGGAAAATGGGCAGTGAGGGACTCATCCCAGGCTTGAGAAAAGCCAGTTGGTAA
- the rplE gene encoding 50S ribosomal protein L5, translating into MFGLKQFYQNEVRAKLAQELDIKNSMLLPKLEKIVISVGAGVHAKDMKIMQNIAQTISLIAGQKAVITKAKKSVAGFKIREGMAVGAKVTLRNKRMYNFLEKLIVISLPRVKDFRGISRNGFDGRGNYTFGINEQLIFPEVVYDDIMVSHGMNITMVTSTDNDKEAFKLLELLGLPFAKVR; encoded by the coding sequence ATGTTTGGTTTGAAACAATTTTATCAAAATGAAGTGAGGGCAAAACTCGCTCAAGAATTGGACATCAAAAACTCCATGCTTTTACCCAAGCTAGAAAAAATCGTTATCAGCGTGGGTGCTGGAGTGCATGCAAAAGACATGAAAATCATGCAAAATATTGCGCAAACGATTTCTTTGATTGCAGGGCAAAAAGCCGTTATCACTAAAGCGAAAAAATCCGTTGCAGGCTTTAAGATCAGAGAAGGCATGGCGGTAGGGGCGAAAGTTACCTTAAGGAATAAACGCATGTATAATTTCTTAGAAAAGCTGATTGTGATTTCGTTGCCCAGAGTGAAAGACTTTAGAGGGATTTCACGGAATGGTTTTGATGGGCGTGGGAATTACACCTTTGGGATCAATGAGCAGTTGATTTTCCCGGAAGTGGTTTATGATGATATTATGGTCAGTCATGGCATGAACATCACTATGGTAACTTCTACGGACAACGATAAAGAAGCGTTCAAGTTGTTAGAATTGCTTGGATTGCCTTTTGCAAAAGTGAGATAA
- the rplX gene encoding 50S ribosomal protein L24 gives MKSEIKKNDMVKVIAGDDKGKVAKVLAVLPKTSQVVVEGCKVVKKAIKPTDDNPKGGFIHKEKPMHISNVKKA, from the coding sequence ATGAAAAGCGAAATTAAAAAAAATGACATGGTGAAAGTCATTGCAGGAGACGATAAGGGTAAGGTCGCTAAGGTTCTAGCGGTGTTGCCTAAGACTTCTCAAGTGGTTGTTGAAGGGTGTAAGGTGGTGAAAAAAGCGATTAAACCTACTGATGATAACCCTAAAGGGGGCTTTATCCATAAAGAAAAGCCCATGCACATTTCCAATGTGAAGAAAGCCTAA
- the rplN gene encoding 50S ribosomal protein L14, protein MIQSFTRLNVADNSGAKEIMCIKVLGGSHKRYASVGSVIVASVKKAIPNGKVKRGQVVKAVVVRTKKEIQRKNGSLVRFDDNAAVILDAKKDPVGTRIFGPVSREVRYANFMKIISLAPEVV, encoded by the coding sequence ATGATACAGAGTTTTACAAGATTGAATGTCGCTGACAATAGCGGCGCTAAAGAAATCATGTGCATTAAGGTGTTAGGGGGTAGTCATAAACGCTATGCGAGCGTGGGTAGCGTGATCGTGGCTTCCGTGAAAAAAGCTATCCCTAATGGTAAGGTGAAGCGCGGTCAAGTCGTCAAAGCCGTTGTAGTGAGAACGAAAAAAGAAATCCAAAGGAAAAATGGTTCTTTGGTGCGTTTTGATGACAATGCAGCGGTGATTTTGGACGCTAAAAAAGATCCTGTTGGCACAAGGATTTTTGGGCCAGTGAGCCGAGAAGTGCGTTACGCTAATTTCATGAAAATTATTTCTCTAGCGCCGGAGGTTGTATAA
- the rpsQ gene encoding 30S ribosomal protein S17, with translation MNTKEPHKRLVQGKVISKFAEKSAVILVERKVVHEKYRKIVKKFKKYTIHDENNQVKVGDFVSAIECRPLSKTKSFTLKEILVVGV, from the coding sequence ATGAATACAAAAGAGCCGCATAAAAGGCTAGTGCAAGGCAAGGTTATCAGCAAGTTTGCTGAAAAAAGCGCTGTGATTCTTGTGGAAAGAAAAGTGGTGCATGAAAAATACCGCAAGATTGTTAAAAAGTTTAAAAAATACACTATCCATGATGAAAACAATCAGGTGAAAGTAGGGGATTTTGTGAGCGCGATTGAGTGCAGACCGCTTTCTAAAACCAAGTCTTTCACGCTTAAAGAAATTTTAGTAGTGGGAGTATAA
- the rpmC gene encoding 50S ribosomal protein L29: MKYTELKDKSIKELEELLHAKKAELFELRVKLKAMQLSNPNEIKKARRNIARINTAINAYYSSSVE, from the coding sequence ATGAAATATACTGAATTGAAAGATAAAAGTATCAAGGAATTAGAAGAGTTGTTGCATGCTAAAAAAGCGGAGCTTTTTGAGTTACGCGTTAAGTTAAAGGCTATGCAATTGAGTAATCCTAACGAGATTAAGAAAGCCAGAAGAAATATCGCTCGCATTAACACGGCCATTAATGCATATTATTCTTCTAGCGTTGAGTAA
- the rplP gene encoding 50S ribosomal protein L16 — MLMPKRTKYRKQMKGRNRGKAHRGNSIAFGDIAIKAIEHGRIDSRQIESARVAMTRHIKRAGKVWIRVFPDKPLTAKPLETRMGKGKGSVEKWVMNIKPGRIVYEMLGIEEGLAREALALAQSKLPFKTKIVTCESENEIY; from the coding sequence ATGTTAATGCCAAAAAGAACAAAATACAGAAAGCAAATGAAAGGGCGCAATCGTGGGAAAGCCCATCGTGGCAATTCCATTGCGTTTGGGGATATTGCGATTAAAGCCATAGAGCATGGGAGGATTGATTCACGCCAGATTGAATCCGCAAGGGTGGCTATGACAAGGCACATTAAAAGAGCGGGTAAGGTGTGGATTAGAGTATTTCCCGATAAGCCTTTGACCGCTAAACCTTTAGAAACCAGGATGGGTAAAGGTAAAGGCTCTGTGGAAAAATGGGTGATGAATATCAAGCCGGGCAGGATCGTTTATGAAATGCTAGGCATTGAAGAAGGACTAGCGAGAGAAGCTTTAGCGTTAGCTCAGAGCAAACTTCCTTTTAAAACCAAAATTGTAACTTGTGAGAGCGAAAATGAAATATACTGA
- the rpsC gene encoding 30S ribosomal protein S3, protein MGQKVNPVGLRLGINRNWTSRWFPSARTAPSNIDEDNKIRKFLKKELYYAGVSEIVIERAAKKLRVTVVAARPGLIIGKKGVDIEKVKEGLKTLIKKEVSINIKEVKRPQADAQLAAENVATQLEKRVAFRRAMKKVMQAALKSGAKGIKVRVSGRLAGAEIARTEWYMEGRVPLHTLRAKIDYGFAEAMTVYGIIGVKVWIFKGEVLQKGIQFEKKEEAKEEREPRRSRRGRQ, encoded by the coding sequence ATGGGACAAAAAGTTAATCCGGTAGGTTTAAGATTAGGTATTAATAGGAATTGGACTTCCAGATGGTTCCCTAGCGCTCGCACCGCTCCAAGCAATATTGATGAAGACAATAAGATTAGGAAATTCCTTAAAAAAGAGCTTTATTATGCTGGCGTGAGCGAGATTGTGATTGAAAGAGCGGCTAAAAAACTGCGCGTTACGGTTGTAGCGGCTCGCCCAGGGCTTATCATTGGTAAAAAAGGCGTGGATATTGAAAAAGTCAAAGAAGGCTTAAAAACGCTCATCAAAAAAGAAGTCTCCATTAATATTAAAGAAGTCAAACGCCCCCAAGCTGACGCCCAATTAGCCGCAGAAAATGTAGCCACCCAACTAGAAAAAAGGGTCGCTTTCCGCCGCGCGATGAAAAAAGTCATGCAAGCGGCGTTAAAATCCGGCGCTAAAGGGATTAAGGTGCGCGTTTCTGGCCGTTTAGCAGGGGCTGAAATCGCTCGCACCGAATGGTATATGGAAGGGCGCGTGCCTTTACACACTTTAAGGGCTAAAATTGATTATGGCTTTGCTGAAGCGATGACGGTATATGGTATTATTGGCGTGAAAGTGTGGATTTTCAAAGGGGAAGTTTTGCAAAAAGGCATCCAATTTGAGAAAAAAGAAGAGGCTAAAGAAGAAAGAGAGCCTAGAAGAAGCAGAAGAGGGAGGCAATAA
- the rplV gene encoding 50S ribosomal protein L22: MSKALLKFVRLSPTKARLIARQIQGMNAELAIASLEFTPNKAARVLSKVVASAVANGSLDAKSALIVSCRVDAGPVLRRSIPRAKGRATAIRKPTSHVFVEVAEGKEMKSSKSHKKNQAEGK; the protein is encoded by the coding sequence ATGAGTAAAGCGTTATTAAAATTTGTGCGGTTATCTCCTACTAAAGCCAGATTGATTGCAAGACAGATTCAAGGCATGAACGCTGAATTAGCGATCGCTAGTTTGGAATTTACGCCCAATAAAGCGGCTAGAGTGCTTTCAAAAGTGGTGGCTTCTGCGGTCGCTAACGGCTCATTAGACGCTAAGAGTGCTCTGATTGTTTCTTGCAGAGTGGATGCTGGCCCTGTGCTTAGGCGCTCCATTCCAAGGGCTAAAGGTAGGGCCACAGCCATTAGAAAGCCAACATCTCATGTATTCGTAGAAGTAGCAGAAGGGAAAGAAATGAAATCTTCTAAAAGCCATAAAAAAAATCAAGCAGAAGGTAAGTAG
- the rpsS gene encoding 30S ribosomal protein S19, with the protein MSRSIKKGPFIDDHLMKKTLKAKEGKDNRPIKTWSRRSTILPEMIGFTYNVHNGRVFVPVYITENHVGYKLGEFAPTRTFKGHKGSVQKKIGK; encoded by the coding sequence ATGTCTAGGTCAATTAAAAAGGGTCCTTTTATAGACGACCACTTGATGAAAAAAACGCTCAAGGCAAAAGAGGGTAAGGATAACCGCCCGATTAAAACATGGTCTAGAAGAAGCACCATTTTGCCTGAAATGATTGGTTTTACTTATAATGTGCATAACGGAAGGGTTTTTGTCCCTGTGTATATCACAGAAAACCATGTGGGTTATAAGTTAGGGGAATTCGCTCCTACAAGAACTTTTAAAGGGCACAAAGGCAGTGTCCAAAAAAAGATTGGCAAGTAA
- the rplB gene encoding 50S ribosomal protein L2: MAIKTYKPYTPSRRFMSVLDSKDITAKSSVKGLLTKLKATAGRNNNGRITSRHKERGAKKLYRIIDFKRNKYNIEGKVAAIEYDPYRNARIALVVYPDGDKRYILQPSGLKVGDSVIAAEGGLDIKVGFAMKLKNIPIGTVVHNIEMHPGAGGQLARSAGMSAQIMGRENKYTILRMPSSEMRYILSECMASVGVVGNEDFINVSIGKAGRNRHRGIRPQTRGSAMNPVDHPHGGGEGKTGTSGHPVSPWGTPAKGYKTRKKKASDKLIISRKKHK, from the coding sequence ATGGCGATTAAAACTTATAAGCCCTACACCCCAAGCAGGCGCTTCATGTCGGTGTTGGACTCTAAAGACATTACCGCAAAAAGCAGTGTCAAAGGCTTACTCACTAAGCTTAAAGCGACAGCAGGGAGAAACAATAACGGGCGCATCACCAGCCGCCACAAAGAGAGAGGGGCTAAAAAACTCTATCGCATTATTGATTTCAAACGCAACAAATACAATATTGAAGGGAAAGTGGCTGCGATTGAGTATGATCCTTACAGAAACGCGCGCATCGCTCTTGTAGTCTATCCTGATGGGGACAAACGCTATATTTTACAGCCAAGCGGTTTGAAAGTGGGCGATAGCGTTATCGCTGCTGAAGGCGGTTTGGATATTAAAGTGGGCTTTGCGATGAAGTTAAAAAATATCCCCATAGGAACGGTGGTGCATAATATTGAAATGCATCCAGGGGCTGGCGGGCAATTAGCCAGAAGCGCAGGGATGAGCGCTCAAATCATGGGTAGAGAAAATAAATACACCATTCTTAGGATGCCAAGCTCTGAAATGCGCTACATTTTGAGCGAATGCATGGCGAGTGTTGGCGTGGTAGGGAATGAAGATTTTATCAATGTCTCTATCGGTAAGGCAGGGCGTAACCGCCACAGAGGGATTCGCCCACAAACTCGTGGTAGCGCGATGAACCCCGTGGATCACCCGCATGGTGGGGGTGAGGGTAAAACAGGGACAAGCGGTCATCCTGTATCGCCTTGGGGCACTCCAGCTAAGGGCTATAAAACTAGAAAGAAAAAAGCTAGCGACAAGCTCATCATTTCCAGAAAGAAACATAAATAA
- a CDS encoding 50S ribosomal protein L23: MADIMDIKSILYTEKSLGLQEKGVLVVQTAQNVTKNQLKEVFKTYFGFEPLKINSLKQEGKVKRFRGKLGQRKSFKKFYVKVPEGASIAALGA; this comes from the coding sequence ATGGCAGACATCATGGATATAAAGTCAATTCTTTACACTGAAAAGTCATTAGGATTGCAAGAAAAAGGTGTTTTAGTGGTTCAGACGGCTCAAAATGTAACCAAAAACCAGCTCAAAGAAGTGTTTAAAACTTACTTTGGCTTTGAGCCTTTGAAAATCAATTCTTTGAAACAAGAGGGTAAGGTGAAACGCTTTAGAGGGAAGCTTGGACAAAGAAAGTCGTTTAAGAAATTTTATGTGAAAGTTCCAGAGGGCGCTAGCATTGCCGCCCTTGGCGCGTAG
- the rplD gene encoding 50S ribosomal protein L4 — MSKAIVLDSHLKEKGSVELPKRYEGINSHNLYLYVKHYLSSVRANTAKSKNRAEVSGGGRKPWAQKGGGRARAGSITSPVFVGGGVSHGATNKRNYNLKINKKQKRLALEYALEEKAQANKLFVVEKIAIKGVVEDNKRKHLTKEANQMFQALEQRDTLFVCMNMDEYTELAFSNLKKCLVIDVSELNAYLLAVFSSVVMEEAAFQHVVQDKTEE; from the coding sequence ATGAGTAAGGCCATCGTTTTAGACAGCCATTTGAAAGAAAAGGGTAGCGTGGAGTTACCTAAAAGATATGAGGGCATTAACAGCCATAACCTCTATCTTTACGTGAAACATTATTTATCTTCTGTGCGCGCTAATACCGCTAAAAGTAAAAACCGCGCTGAAGTGAGCGGGGGCGGTAGGAAGCCTTGGGCGCAAAAAGGAGGCGGGAGAGCCAGAGCAGGGAGCATCACTTCGCCTGTGTTTGTCGGTGGGGGTGTCTCTCATGGGGCTACGAATAAGCGCAACTACAACCTTAAAATCAATAAAAAACAAAAACGCTTGGCTTTAGAATACGCTTTAGAAGAAAAAGCGCAAGCGAATAAGCTTTTTGTGGTGGAAAAAATCGCTATAAAAGGCGTGGTTGAAGACAATAAAAGAAAGCATTTGACTAAAGAAGCCAACCAAATGTTTCAGGCTTTAGAGCAACGAGACACTTTGTTTGTGTGCATGAACATGGACGAATACACCGAGTTAGCCTTTAGCAACCTTAAAAAATGCCTTGTTATTGATGTGAGCGAGTTAAACGCTTATCTTTTAGCGGTGTTTAGCTCTGTGGTGATGGAAGAAGCGGCGTTTCAGCATGTGGTGCAAGATAAGACAGAGGAGTAA
- the rplC gene encoding 50S ribosomal protein L3 — MEFLVQKIGMSRTIDANSTPVTLLKVLQAKVCQLENGKALVAYAMHKKHNKAIEGQQKKYQLSKEFNHFATLKASQQQELGDLDLSALETLKRVKASFKTKGRGFAGVMKRWNFQGGPAAHGSRFHRRPGSIGNREWPGRVQKGRKMAGHYGNELVTCQNEVLSFDKESMVLVLKGSVAGFSGAYGRIRAV; from the coding sequence ATGGAATTTTTAGTTCAAAAGATAGGCATGAGCCGCACCATTGATGCTAACAGCACGCCTGTAACCTTGCTTAAAGTCTTGCAAGCGAAAGTGTGCCAGCTAGAAAACGGGAAAGCTTTGGTGGCCTATGCGATGCATAAAAAACACAATAAGGCGATTGAAGGCCAGCAAAAGAAATACCAGCTCAGCAAAGAGTTCAACCATTTCGCTACCTTAAAAGCTTCCCAACAACAAGAGTTGGGCGATTTGGATTTGAGCGCTTTAGAAACGCTTAAAAGGGTTAAAGCGAGCTTTAAAACGAAGGGAAGAGGCTTTGCGGGGGTGATGAAGCGTTGGAATTTCCAAGGCGGGCCTGCAGCGCATGGGAGTCGATTCCACCGCCGCCCTGGTTCTATTGGTAATAGAGAATGGCCAGGAAGAGTGCAAAAGGGTAGGAAAATGGCAGGGCATTATGGCAATGAGCTAGTTACTTGCCAAAACGAGGTGCTCTCTTTTGATAAAGAAAGTATGGTGTTAGTGCTAAAGGGTTCAGTGGCCGGCTTTTCTGGGGCTTATGGACGCATTAGAGCGGTATAA
- the rpsJ gene encoding 30S ribosomal protein S10, producing MEKIRLKLKAYDHRVLDRSVVAIVEAVKRSGSEIRGPIPLPTKNKRYTVLRSPHVNKDSREQFEIRVYSRLIDIISATPETVDSLMKLDLAPEVDVEVTSMETK from the coding sequence ATGGAAAAAATCAGGTTGAAGCTCAAAGCTTATGACCATAGAGTGTTGGATCGCTCTGTTGTGGCTATCGTGGAAGCCGTAAAGCGCTCAGGTTCTGAAATTAGAGGGCCTATCCCTTTACCGACTAAGAATAAGCGTTACACCGTTTTGCGCTCCCCGCATGTCAATAAGGATTCAAGAGAGCAGTTTGAGATTAGGGTTTATAGCCGATTGATTGATATTATCTCGGCCACCCCAGAAACCGTGGATAGCTTGATGAAGTTGGATTTAGCTCCTGAAGTGGATGTAGAAGTAACTTCTATGGAAACGAAGTAG
- a CDS encoding ATP-binding protein, which produces MPLSCLHPFGPFETPKEPALNNPLLSPPSSDKICLLGPMKSGKTTFALKLAKDFKNPVYLNYNDMRLNQNILSSWLLKWHLEKKMDLLILDNIERLDFSLPKLPKIILIPNCLSPITTPNFSLCYALGLSFKEYTRFFKPNTPKNTLFNRFLRDGNALDSLFTENEQEKILKKQENIKLAFQTYAPLMAKICAHQSKFVSAFYLYTQFKKELKTSKDTLYKLLHALEKQRILFLVPSFENHKTKLYLCDFALPYSLTPSPSLLSVFENMVFLELYKQFPNYELYSHDNGIFILRNPTNKLALIAHAFPTPHFLEKQLLWCHKHGFFNIVVVSINAPISAANTPYKHLNFIDFSLDIQSILV; this is translated from the coding sequence ATGCCCCTTTCTTGCTTGCACCCTTTTGGGCCTTTTGAAACCCCTAAAGAGCCGGCGTTAAACAACCCGCTTTTAAGCCCACCTTCAAGCGATAAAATCTGTCTTTTAGGGCCGATGAAATCCGGTAAAACCACTTTCGCCCTCAAACTAGCGAAGGATTTTAAAAACCCTGTGTATCTCAATTACAACGACATGCGTTTGAACCAAAATATTTTAAGCTCGTGGCTTTTAAAATGGCATTTAGAAAAGAAAATGGACTTGCTCATTTTAGACAATATAGAGCGCTTGGATTTCAGCCTGCCTAAGCTTCCCAAAATCATTCTTATCCCTAATTGTTTAAGCCCCATAACAACGCCCAATTTTAGCTTATGCTATGCGTTAGGGTTGAGTTTTAAAGAATACACTCGCTTTTTCAAGCCCAACACCCCTAAAAACACCCTGTTTAACCGCTTTTTAAGAGATGGCAACGCTTTAGATTCGCTTTTTACAGAAAACGAACAGGAAAAAATCCTAAAAAAACAAGAAAATATCAAACTAGCCTTTCAAACTTACGCCCCCTTAATGGCTAAAATCTGCGCGCATCAATCTAAGTTTGTGAGCGCTTTTTATCTTTATACGCAATTCAAAAAAGAGCTGAAAACTTCTAAAGACACCCTTTATAAATTGTTACACGCGCTAGAAAAACAACGCATCCTTTTTTTAGTCCCCAGTTTTGAAAACCATAAAACCAAATTGTATCTGTGCGATTTTGCCTTGCCTTATAGCTTGACTCCTAGCCCCTCGCTTTTAAGCGTTTTTGAAAACATGGTTTTTTTAGAGCTTTACAAGCAATTCCCAAATTATGAGCTTTACTCCCATGATAACGGGATTTTTATCTTGCGAAATCCTACCAACAAGCTCGCCCTCATCGCCCACGCTTTCCCCACGCCCCATTTTTTAGAAAAACAGCTTCTATGGTGCCATAAACATGGGTTTTTTAATATCGTGGTGGTTTCTATCAACGCCCCTATTTCAGCAGCTAATACCCCCTACAAACACCTTAATTTCATTGATTTTTCTTTGGATATTCAATCTATTTTGGTATAA
- a CDS encoding ribonuclease HII produces the protein MVLGIDEAGRGCLAGSLFVAGVVCDEKTALEFLKMGLKDSKKLSPKKRFFLEDKIKTHGEVGFFVVKKSANEIDHLGLGVCLKLAIEEILENGCSLADKIKIDGNTAFGLNKRYPNIQTIIKGDEKIAQIAMASVLAKAFKDREMLELHALFKEYGWDKNCGYGTKRHIEAIIKLGATPFHRHSFTLKNRILNPKLLEVEQRLI, from the coding sequence ATGGTTTTAGGCATTGATGAAGCGGGTAGGGGGTGTTTGGCTGGCTCGCTTTTTGTGGCTGGGGTGGTGTGCGATGAAAAAACAGCCTTAGAATTTCTAAAAATGGGTCTTAAGGATAGCAAAAAGCTCAGCCCCAAAAAGCGCTTTTTCTTGGAAGATAAAATCAAAACGCATGGTGAGGTGGGGTTTTTCGTGGTTAAAAAAAGCGCGAATGAAATTGATCATTTGGGCTTAGGGGTGTGTTTGAAACTCGCTATTGAAGAAATTTTAGAAAATGGTTGCTCTTTAGCTGATAAAATAAAAATAGACGGCAACACGGCGTTTGGCTTGAACAAACGCTACCCTAATATACAAACCATCATCAAGGGCGATGAAAAGATCGCTCAAATCGCTATGGCGTCTGTTTTGGCGAAAGCCTTTAAGGACAGAGAAATGCTAGAGTTGCACGCTTTGTTTAAGGAATACGGCTGGGATAAGAATTGCGGGTATGGGACTAAACGACATATAGAAGCGATCATTAAGCTAGGGGCTACGCCTTTTCATCGGCATAGCTTCACGCTTAAAAACCGCATCTTAAATCCCAAACTCTTAGAGGTGGAACAACGCCTTATTTAA